In Streptomyces sp. NBC_00433, a single genomic region encodes these proteins:
- a CDS encoding VWA domain-containing protein: MSDKGSTEEAGAAGERLRRWRLVLGGGPAGEGTGHELSGRDAAMDRTLAALYGSGGAGGGRPERGGERAAGLGGSAPQVARWLGDIRRYFPSSVVQVMQRDAIDRLGLSALLLEPEMLEAVEADVHLVGTLLSLNRAMPETTKETARAVVRKVVEDLEARLATRTRATLTGALDRSAKVSRPRHRDIDWDRTIRANLRHYLPEHGTVVPQRLIGYGRADRSVKKDVVLCVDQSGSMAASVVYASVFGAVLASMRSIDTRLVVFDTAVVDLTEQLADPVDVLFGTQLGGGTDINRALAYCQSLITRPAETVVVLISDLYEGGIRDEMLKRVAAMKASGVQFVALLALSDEGAPAYDREHAAALAALGAPAFACTPDLFPEVMAAAIEKRRIPIPEA; this comes from the coding sequence ATGAGTGACAAGGGGAGCACAGAGGAGGCCGGGGCGGCCGGGGAGCGGCTGCGGCGCTGGCGGCTGGTGCTGGGCGGCGGACCCGCGGGTGAGGGGACCGGCCACGAGCTGTCGGGGCGGGACGCGGCGATGGACCGTACGCTCGCCGCGCTGTACGGCTCGGGCGGGGCCGGCGGGGGGCGGCCGGAGCGGGGCGGGGAGCGGGCGGCGGGGCTCGGGGGGTCGGCGCCGCAGGTCGCGCGGTGGCTCGGGGACATCCGGCGGTATTTCCCCAGCTCCGTGGTGCAGGTGATGCAGCGTGACGCCATCGACCGGCTCGGGCTGTCCGCGCTGCTGCTCGAGCCGGAGATGCTGGAGGCGGTGGAGGCCGATGTGCACCTGGTCGGCACCCTGCTGTCGCTGAACCGGGCGATGCCCGAGACGACCAAGGAGACCGCGCGGGCCGTGGTCAGGAAGGTGGTCGAGGACCTGGAGGCGCGGCTCGCGACCCGCACGCGGGCCACGCTGACCGGGGCGCTGGACCGGTCGGCGAAGGTCAGCAGGCCCCGGCACCGCGACATCGACTGGGACCGCACCATCCGGGCCAACCTGCGGCACTACCTGCCCGAGCACGGCACGGTCGTGCCGCAGCGGCTGATCGGCTACGGCCGCGCGGACCGCTCGGTGAAGAAGGACGTGGTGCTGTGCGTCGACCAGTCCGGGTCGATGGCCGCGTCCGTCGTCTACGCGTCGGTCTTCGGCGCGGTCCTCGCCTCGATGCGGTCCATCGACACCCGGCTGGTGGTCTTCGACACCGCGGTGGTGGACCTGACCGAGCAGCTCGCCGACCCGGTCGACGTGCTGTTCGGCACCCAGCTCGGCGGCGGCACCGACATCAACCGGGCGCTGGCGTACTGCCAGTCGCTGATCACCCGTCCGGCCGAAACGGTGGTCGTACTGATCAGCGACCTCTACGAGGGCGGCATACGGGACGAGATGCTCAAGCGGGTGGCGGCGATGAAGGCGTCGGGGGTGCAGTTCGTGGCGCTGCTCGCGCTGTCCGACGAGGGCGCGCCCGCCTACGACCGGGAGCACGCGGCCGCGCTGGC
- a CDS encoding DUF5682 family protein yields MTRTTDRLPPVPPRDTADRAAATAVARAAGEAAPAPEDVVLLGVRHHGPGSARAVLGALEAYRPQAVLIEGPPEADVLVGLAGDPAMRPPVALLAHVVDDPSRAAFWPFAEFSPEWVALRWAARAGAEVRFIDLPAAHSLALRPATGEEEPDPAAPEPGGADVRVDPLAVLAETAGYDDPERWWEDAVEHRGSGADAGDPLAPFAALAEAMGAIRAIHGDGGHAHDPLREAHMRLRLREARRAYERTAVVCGAWHVPALAGRPAVAADRQLLKGLPKAKVETTWVPWTHRRLARASGYGAGIDSPGWYRHLFTAADRPVTRWMTKVAGLLREEDLPVSSAHVIEAVRLADTLAAMRGRPLAGLGETTDAIRAVMCDGSDVPLALIRDRLVVGDVLGEVPPDAPAVPLARDLAREQRTLRLKPEALERELDLDLRKDTDAARSRLLHRLALLGIGWGEPARGRDNKGTFRETWRLRWEPELAVRVAEAGIWGTTVASAAAAKAADAAAHSGTLAEVTATAEACLLAGLPDALPVVMRVLADRAALDMDVAHLAAALPALVRAVRYGDVRGTDSAALGDVAAGLALRICVGLPPACAGLDAEGAAAMRPLVDEVHRAVALLPDPALRDRWAAALRSVAERDGGIAGLLRGAAARLLRDDGRLEADQAARLMGLALSPGTGPAESAGWIEGFLAGGGMLLVHDEKLLALVDGWLAGVPAAAFGDVLPLLRRTFAEFEPGVRRTVGELVRRGPAAARQRGGRVPEPGLPGFGPTLHLARAEAAAHTVRLLLGTTTTTDLGTRGDGGAGDE; encoded by the coding sequence ATGACCAGGACCACGGACCGGCTGCCGCCGGTCCCGCCGCGGGACACCGCCGACCGGGCGGCGGCCACCGCCGTCGCGCGGGCGGCGGGCGAGGCGGCCCCGGCGCCGGAGGATGTCGTGCTGCTCGGGGTGCGGCACCACGGCCCGGGGTCCGCGCGGGCGGTGCTGGGCGCGCTGGAGGCGTATCGGCCGCAGGCGGTGCTGATCGAGGGGCCGCCGGAGGCCGACGTGCTGGTGGGGCTGGCCGGTGATCCGGCGATGCGGCCGCCGGTGGCGCTGCTGGCGCATGTGGTGGACGACCCGTCGCGGGCCGCTTTCTGGCCCTTCGCCGAGTTCTCGCCCGAGTGGGTCGCCCTGCGGTGGGCGGCGAGGGCGGGCGCCGAGGTGCGCTTCATCGACCTGCCGGCCGCGCACAGCCTGGCGCTGCGCCCGGCGACCGGGGAGGAGGAGCCCGATCCGGCGGCCCCGGAGCCGGGCGGCGCCGATGTGCGGGTCGACCCGCTGGCGGTGCTGGCGGAGACGGCCGGTTACGACGACCCGGAGCGCTGGTGGGAGGACGCGGTCGAGCACCGGGGGAGCGGGGCGGACGCCGGTGACCCGCTGGCGCCGTTCGCCGCGCTGGCGGAGGCGATGGGCGCGATCCGGGCGATCCACGGCGACGGCGGGCATGCCCACGACCCGCTGCGGGAAGCGCATATGCGGCTCCGGCTGCGTGAGGCGCGGCGGGCGTATGAGCGGACGGCCGTGGTGTGCGGGGCATGGCATGTGCCCGCGCTGGCCGGGCGGCCGGCGGTGGCCGCCGACCGGCAGCTGCTCAAGGGGCTGCCGAAGGCGAAGGTCGAGACGACCTGGGTGCCGTGGACGCACCGCAGGCTGGCCAGGGCCAGCGGGTACGGCGCGGGGATCGACTCGCCTGGCTGGTATCGCCACCTGTTCACCGCCGCCGACCGGCCGGTCACCCGGTGGATGACGAAGGTCGCCGGCCTGCTGCGGGAGGAGGACCTGCCGGTCTCGTCGGCGCATGTGATCGAGGCGGTGCGGCTCGCCGACACGCTCGCGGCCATGCGCGGGCGGCCGCTGGCGGGGCTCGGCGAGACCACGGACGCGATCCGGGCCGTGATGTGCGACGGCTCCGATGTGCCGCTGGCGCTGATAAGGGACCGGCTGGTGGTCGGCGATGTGCTCGGCGAGGTCCCGCCGGACGCGCCCGCGGTGCCGCTGGCCCGCGACCTGGCCAGGGAGCAGCGCACCCTGCGGCTCAAGCCGGAGGCGCTGGAGCGCGAGCTGGACCTGGACCTGCGCAAGGACACCGACGCGGCCCGCAGCCGGCTGCTGCACCGGCTGGCGCTGCTCGGTATCGGCTGGGGCGAGCCGGCCAGGGGCCGGGACAACAAGGGCACCTTCCGGGAGACCTGGCGGCTGCGCTGGGAGCCGGAGTTGGCGGTGCGGGTCGCCGAGGCGGGGATATGGGGGACGACGGTGGCGTCGGCGGCCGCGGCGAAGGCGGCGGACGCGGCGGCGCATTCGGGCACCCTCGCCGAGGTCACGGCGACGGCCGAGGCGTGCCTGCTGGCCGGGCTGCCGGACGCGCTGCCGGTGGTGATGCGGGTGCTGGCCGACCGGGCGGCGCTGGACATGGACGTGGCGCATCTGGCGGCGGCGCTGCCCGCGCTGGTGCGGGCGGTGCGCTACGGCGATGTGCGCGGCACGGACTCGGCGGCGCTCGGCGACGTCGCGGCGGGCCTGGCGCTGCGGATCTGCGTCGGGCTGCCGCCGGCCTGCGCGGGGCTGGACGCGGAGGGCGCCGCGGCCATGCGCCCGCTGGTCGACGAGGTACACCGGGCGGTCGCCCTGCTGCCCGACCCCGCGCTGCGGGACCGCTGGGCGGCCGCGCTGCGGAGTGTGGCCGAGCGCGACGGCGGCATAGCGGGGCTGCTGCGGGGCGCGGCCGCCCGGCTGCTGCGGGACGACGGCCGGCTGGAGGCGGACCAGGCCGCCCGGCTGATGGGTCTGGCGCTGTCGCCGGGGACGGGCCCGGCCGAGTCGGCGGGCTGGATCGAGGGCTTCCTGGCCGGCGGCGGCATGCTGCTGGTGCACGACGAGAAGCTGCTGGCGCTGGTGGACGGATGGCTGGCCGGGGTGCCGGCGGCGGCCTTCGGCGATGTGCTGCCGCTGCTGCGGCGGACCTTCGCCGAGTTCGAGCCCGGGGTGCGGCGCACGGTCGGCGAGCTGGTGCGCCGCGGCCCGGCGGCGGCGCGGCAGCGGGGCGGCCGGGTGCCGGAGCCCGGCCTGCCCGGTTTCGGCCCCACCCTGCACCTGGCCAGGGCGGAAGCGGCGGCGCACACCGTGCGGCTGCTGCTGGGCACCACCACGACGACCGACCTGGGCACGCGCGGAGACGGGGGAGCGGGCGATGAGTGA
- a CDS encoding AAA family ATPase, which yields MTATTSAAAGAEQVLRPHAEEAFAAELDALAAADDRPRPARWNLSPRAVATYLLGGKLPDGTVVTPKYVGPRRIVEVAVTTLATDRALLLLGVPGTAKTWVSEHLAAAISGDSTLLVQGTAGTPEEAIRYGWNYAQLLTHGPSRAALVHSPVMRAMAEGRIARVEELTRIPADVQDSLITILSEKTLPIPELGGETQAVRGFNLIATANNRDRGVNDLSSALRRRFNTVVLPLPASAEDEVEIVSRRVDQIGRGLDLPAAPRGADEIRRVVTVFRELRGGVTEDGRTKVKSPSGTLSTAEAISVVTNGLALAAHFGDGVLRAGDIAAGILGAVVRDPAADRLVWQEYLETVVRERDGWKDFYRACREVSS from the coding sequence ATGACCGCTACGACGAGCGCCGCGGCCGGCGCCGAGCAGGTCCTGCGGCCACATGCCGAGGAGGCCTTCGCGGCCGAGCTTGACGCGCTCGCCGCCGCTGACGACCGCCCGCGCCCTGCGCGCTGGAATCTGTCCCCGCGGGCGGTCGCCACCTACCTGCTCGGCGGGAAGCTGCCGGACGGCACGGTCGTCACTCCCAAATACGTGGGCCCGCGGCGGATCGTGGAGGTGGCGGTCACCACTCTCGCGACGGACCGTGCGCTGCTGCTGCTCGGTGTGCCGGGCACCGCGAAGACCTGGGTGTCTGAGCATCTGGCCGCCGCGATCAGCGGCGATTCGACGCTGCTCGTGCAGGGCACGGCGGGCACCCCCGAGGAGGCGATCCGCTACGGGTGGAATTACGCGCAGCTGCTCACCCACGGCCCCAGCCGTGCCGCGCTGGTGCACAGCCCGGTGATGCGGGCGATGGCCGAGGGCCGGATCGCCCGGGTCGAGGAGCTGACCCGCATCCCGGCCGACGTGCAGGACTCGCTGATCACGATCCTGTCGGAGAAGACACTGCCGATACCGGAGCTGGGCGGGGAGACGCAGGCGGTCCGGGGCTTCAACCTCATCGCGACCGCCAACAACCGCGACCGTGGGGTCAACGACCTGTCGAGCGCGCTGCGCCGCCGGTTCAACACGGTGGTGCTGCCGCTGCCAGCCAGCGCGGAGGACGAGGTGGAGATCGTCTCCCGCCGGGTCGACCAGATCGGCCGCGGCCTGGACCTGCCGGCCGCCCCCCGGGGCGCCGACGAGATCCGCCGGGTCGTCACCGTCTTCCGCGAGCTGCGCGGCGGTGTCACCGAGGACGGCCGCACCAAGGTCAAGTCCCCCTCGGGCACGCTGTCCACGGCCGAGGCGATCTCGGTGGTGACCAACGGCCTGGCGCTGGCCGCCCACTTCGGCGACGGGGTGCTGCGCGCGGGCGACATCGCGGCCGGCATCCTCGGCGCGGTCGTCCGCGACCCGGCGGCCGACCGCCTCGTCTGGCAGGAGTATCTGGAGACGGTGGTCAGGGAGCGGGACGGCTGGAAGGACTTCTACCGCGCGTGCAGGGAGGTGTCGTCATGA
- a CDS encoding SWIM zinc finger family protein, producing MEDTEGRWTADQVLALAPDAASRSAGARLAAPAPWSGTGAAGAAVWGLCAGSGSRPYQTAVDLSGPAFACSCPSRKFPCKHALGLLLLWAAGGGGPVASGAAAPEWAEQWMDARRKKAEAAAAAGADAGPGPGSAVPAQDAARKRAERRAVRVEGGAAELEQRLTDLLRGGLAGSDRAGYQQWDEIAARMVDAQAPGLAARVRELGAVAGSGGDWPSRMLEEAGLLHLLARGFLGRQRLPAPLAETVRTRIGFTVDSADVLAGPLVRANWLVLAQYDTADERLTTRRIWLYDGESGRFALVLSFGAAGRAPELTLPVGTVLDAEVAFHPAAVPLRAVLGTRYGTSLPGQAPPGTTVGAALDSYGTALADDPWLDAWPVLLADVVPLPGQDRWRVADADGDAAVPLLGADHWRLAAISGGHPVTLFAEADATGFRPLAGWTRASPRGVALTA from the coding sequence ATGGAGGACACGGAAGGTCGGTGGACAGCGGACCAGGTGCTCGCACTCGCGCCTGACGCGGCGTCACGCTCCGCGGGCGCACGGCTCGCGGCGCCCGCGCCGTGGTCGGGCACGGGCGCGGCGGGCGCCGCGGTCTGGGGGCTGTGCGCGGGCAGCGGGAGCAGGCCTTATCAGACGGCGGTCGATCTGAGCGGACCGGCTTTCGCGTGCTCGTGCCCGAGCCGGAAGTTCCCGTGCAAGCACGCGCTGGGTCTGCTCCTGCTGTGGGCGGCGGGGGGCGGGGGGCCGGTCGCGTCGGGGGCGGCCGCGCCGGAGTGGGCCGAGCAGTGGATGGACGCGCGGCGGAAGAAAGCGGAGGCGGCTGCCGCCGCGGGGGCGGACGCGGGTCCCGGGCCCGGCTCCGCCGTGCCCGCGCAGGACGCGGCGCGGAAGCGGGCCGAGCGGCGGGCGGTCCGGGTCGAGGGCGGTGCGGCCGAGCTGGAGCAGCGGCTCACCGACCTGCTGCGGGGCGGACTCGCGGGCTCCGACCGGGCCGGATATCAGCAGTGGGACGAGATCGCGGCCCGCATGGTCGACGCGCAGGCACCCGGGCTCGCCGCCCGGGTGCGGGAGTTGGGGGCGGTGGCCGGCTCGGGGGGAGACTGGCCGTCGCGGATGCTGGAGGAAGCGGGCCTGCTGCATCTGCTGGCCCGCGGCTTCCTCGGCCGCCAGCGCCTCCCGGCGCCGCTGGCCGAGACGGTGCGGACGCGGATCGGCTTCACCGTCGACTCCGCCGATGTGCTCGCGGGGCCGCTGGTCAGGGCGAATTGGCTGGTCCTCGCGCAGTACGACACGGCAGACGAGCGGCTGACGACCCGGCGGATATGGCTGTACGACGGGGAGTCGGGGCGGTTCGCGCTCGTCCTCTCCTTCGGCGCCGCCGGCCGCGCGCCCGAGCTGACGCTGCCCGTCGGCACGGTGCTCGACGCCGAGGTCGCCTTCCACCCGGCCGCGGTGCCGCTCCGCGCGGTCCTCGGCACGCGGTATGGCACGAGCCTGCCCGGGCAGGCGCCACCGGGCACCACAGTCGGCGCCGCGCTCGACTCCTACGGCACCGCGCTGGCCGACGACCCCTGGCTCGACGCCTGGCCCGTCCTGCTCGCCGACGTCGTCCCCCTCCCGGGCCAGGACCGCTGGCGCGTGGCCGACGCCGACGGCGACGCGGCGGTGCCGCTGCTCGGCGCGGACCACTGGCGCCTCGCCGCCATATCGGGCGGGCACCCCGTCACCCTCTTCGCCGAGGCCGACGCCACCGGCTTCCGCCCGTTGGCGGGGTGGACACGGGCCTCTCCGAGGGGGGTGGCGCTGACGGCCTGA
- a CDS encoding DUF5691 domain-containing protein, protein MDGGWDDLVGSALLGTERRRPGGVVGDAEEAAAGLLDAAAAGVVRRRAGLLPGVAGERPAVAAEDRRAELPDAARRRLGMLLADRTAGAGGNRRGAAPNLAELLPQWLAAAHREGYAAPPELLPALLDAARARTDLRADALAFAGPRGRWLAGLNPDWKYALRAGAGAVSGPDPEGPEQVERLWEEGLFAERVALLGRLRLTAPDTALALLAATWKSERAEDRLMFLDSLRTGLSAADEPFLEQALSDRSRNVRATAAELLSALPESALAARMAARARSCVSLGPDGIVVEAPYECDAAMERDGVAPRPPNGRGERAWWLGQLVDAAPLATWPARFGGRTPEQIIGLPVLDDWQPDLHASWCRAAVRQRDARWARALLGPPPAAAAPLAAVGDPAKLLSILPGGERAEWVAAFIAAHGLSEAFQMLGVCSVPWAAPLGRAVVDALDIARDAGSYPWSFSGVMGLAERCLDPADSEQVAALAGGGEEPADSAPGAVAYWGEAFQRLSGTLRLRAAMLGELRSA, encoded by the coding sequence ATGGATGGCGGATGGGACGACCTCGTCGGGAGCGCGCTGCTCGGGACGGAGCGGCGGCGGCCGGGCGGGGTGGTCGGGGATGCCGAGGAGGCGGCCGCGGGGTTGTTGGACGCCGCGGCGGCGGGGGTCGTGCGGCGGCGGGCCGGGCTGCTGCCGGGGGTCGCCGGGGAGCGGCCGGCCGTGGCGGCGGAGGACCGGCGGGCGGAGTTGCCGGACGCGGCACGGCGGCGGCTGGGGATGCTGCTGGCCGACCGTACCGCCGGCGCCGGGGGAAACCGGCGGGGCGCGGCGCCGAATCTGGCCGAGCTGCTGCCGCAGTGGCTGGCCGCGGCCCACCGGGAAGGTTATGCGGCGCCGCCGGAATTGCTGCCCGCGCTGCTGGACGCGGCCCGCGCCCGCACCGACCTGCGGGCCGACGCCCTGGCCTTCGCCGGCCCGCGCGGGCGCTGGCTCGCGGGGCTGAACCCGGACTGGAAGTACGCCCTGCGGGCGGGCGCGGGGGCGGTCTCCGGTCCCGACCCGGAAGGGCCCGAGCAGGTGGAGAGGCTGTGGGAGGAGGGGCTGTTCGCCGAGCGCGTCGCCCTGCTCGGCCGCCTGCGGCTCACCGCGCCCGACACCGCGCTGGCGCTGCTGGCCGCGACATGGAAGAGCGAGCGGGCCGAGGACCGGCTGATGTTCCTGGACTCGTTGCGGACCGGGCTGTCCGCGGCGGACGAGCCGTTCCTCGAGCAGGCGCTGAGCGACCGCAGTCGCAACGTGAGGGCGACGGCCGCCGAGCTGCTCTCCGCGCTGCCGGAGTCCGCGCTGGCCGCGCGGATGGCGGCTCGGGCCCGCAGCTGCGTGTCGCTCGGGCCCGACGGCATCGTGGTGGAGGCGCCCTACGAATGCGACGCGGCGATGGAGCGGGACGGGGTGGCGCCGCGGCCGCCGAACGGGCGGGGCGAACGGGCGTGGTGGCTGGGCCAATTGGTGGACGCGGCGCCGTTGGCGACCTGGCCCGCGCGGTTCGGGGGCCGCACACCCGAGCAGATCATCGGGCTGCCCGTCCTGGACGACTGGCAGCCCGACCTGCACGCGTCCTGGTGCCGGGCTGCCGTCCGGCAGCGGGACGCCCGATGGGCGCGGGCCCTGCTCGGACCGCCCCCGGCGGCGGCCGCGCCGCTCGCCGCGGTCGGCGACCCGGCGAAGCTGCTGTCCATATTGCCGGGGGGCGAGCGGGCCGAATGGGTCGCGGCCTTCATCGCGGCGCACGGGCTGTCGGAGGCGTTCCAGATGCTCGGGGTGTGCTCGGTGCCGTGGGCCGCGCCGCTCGGGCGTGCGGTGGTGGACGCGCTGGACATCGCGCGGGACGCGGGCAGTTACCCCTGGAGCTTCAGCGGGGTGATGGGGCTGGCCGAGCGCTGCCTTGACCCGGCCGACTCGGAACAGGTCGCCGCGCTGGCTGGGGGTGGGGAGGAGCCGGCGGATTCCGCGCCGGGTGCGGTGGCTTATTGGGGGGAGGCCTTCCAGAGGCTGAGCGGTACGTTGCGCTTGCGCGCGGCCATGTTGGGTGAGCTGCGTTCGGCTTGA
- a CDS encoding cobalamin B12-binding domain-containing protein codes for MGVSGPIRVVVAKPGLDGHDRGAKVIARALRDAGMEVIYTGLHQTPEQVVDTAIQEDADAIGLSILSGAHMTLFAKVIELLKDRDAEDIKVFGGGIIPDADIPPLKALGVAAIFTPGTPTGDVVAWVNENVPTAA; via the coding sequence ATGGGTGTGTCCGGTCCGATCCGCGTAGTGGTCGCGAAACCTGGACTCGACGGTCACGACCGCGGGGCGAAGGTCATCGCACGGGCGCTCAGGGACGCCGGTATGGAGGTCATCTACACCGGCCTCCACCAGACCCCCGAGCAGGTCGTCGACACCGCCATCCAGGAGGACGCGGACGCCATCGGCCTGTCCATCCTGTCGGGCGCCCACATGACCCTCTTCGCCAAGGTCATCGAGCTGCTCAAGGACCGCGACGCCGAGGACATCAAGGTCTTCGGCGGCGGCATCATCCCCGACGCGGACATCCCGCCGCTCAAGGCCCTCGGCGTCGCCGCGATCTTCACCCCTGGCACACCGACGGGCGACGTCGTGGCATGGGTCAACGAGAACGTGCCGACGGCCGCCTAA